The Oxyura jamaicensis isolate SHBP4307 breed ruddy duck chromosome 5, BPBGC_Ojam_1.0, whole genome shotgun sequence region TCTCTAGAAAGGCAGTGTGAGTTATTGCAAAGCTTTCTAATGGTCCCAAACAGAGAATGTTGCTCAAAGCAGCAAGGTCACATAAcaagggtgctgctggcagcagcacaggtgaGAGCAGGCTTTCTGCTGCCTACTCAGCTGAAGGCTGACTCTGCTCTTCCACAGCTGCACCCCAGGGGGGAAatgcagctgctcagctgaagTGAGAGCCTCTGTGGAACAAGGAAAGTGTAGTTTTCTCTAGACTATAACCCCCCCAAAACATGCACGTGCCTTTAATTAGTGGTAAATTAAGTTGTTTCAATTAGTTTTCACTCCCTCACTCCTGTCTTGAGACAGGCAGTGCAGGTATATACCGGAATAACAGGTGCTGAAACAGCTGGTAACTAGAGAAATCAGGGAGAAGGGCAGCTGCCTATTACCCTTGTATGCAGCAACTGTGcataagacaaggaaaaaaaaaaaacacctctcctCCACTGCAGTTAGAGCCAGCTGGGGGTGGCAGATTCTTGTCATTGCACTATTACTTCTTGGAAACAGCAAGGGTAAGTTCAACTCAGGCAAAATGCCCTTGTCCTGCCAAGGGAGCATTACATTTCCGTGCCTGCTCTGTACAGTCAGGAGGGCTGGCTTGTTTGTCAGCACTACTACTCCAGAGTCAACAAGAGCTGGAAactgagaagagaaaatgactgAACCCACTTTTCTTGAAGTGAAAAATTCAAATGTACATCTTCTGGTAGGTCCAGCTAAGGGAAGCTGCTCAGAAATGGgactttaaaaaaaggggggggggctaCAGCAGCATTACCagctaagtttaaaaaaaaagacaaaaaaaagagccaaacacattaaaaataaggatCAATTTGAAATcactaactgaaaaaaaaaaaaagtacaaaagtCATTTACTTTGTCAGTTTATTACTGGGCACAGCATCAGTTCATACATAAAAGCCACAGTAATATAAGCAttccctgtttttatttaaaaaaaacatagtatTTGGGAGGAGTCAAACATCCCAGAGGTCAGCTCTCAACAGCTCTCTTGCTAGTTGTAGTAGCAGCAGTTTTCTTTCGAAATACTAtgaattttaaagctgttagtATGCTTAAAGCTGAGAAGTCTGAGCTTGCAGCAGTACCTCTGCTTCACGTGATAGAGCAGGCATTTCAGGAACTCCCAAGGTTGCAAGTATGCTCAGTGATGGTCTTTTGTAGTCAAGTAAAAATGCACCAGACAGACTCAGTTCTAGGTGTGGAACTAGAACCCTCAAATGCTTCTCCAGATACCCATGTTACCCTGGAGCAGAAGAGGCTTATCTAATACAGGGCTAGTTAAAGTACTGCTGTATCCAGACAGCTTTCCCCCAGACAGTACAGAATTCCTACACAGACAGGACCATTTCTTATGGAGTCAGTTAAGGTTGTAGCAGCAGAAGGTCAGTGAAGCTTGGAGAAAAGCTTCTgtaattaaagcagaaaactgaaagGCACAATTGCAAGGTTGAATGTGGGCTACGTACAAAGTGACACATAAGCAGGCAGTTCAGACATCTAAGGGGATATGCAACATAAATACAACACaacagtttagaaaaataagtgcATTAGTGTGATCCTTTACAACATAAGGAAGGAGGATTCACAAGAGCCTACAGAGGCCACTTAAGGCAAGGTTCACTTAATATTGCACtggaggtgggatggggggggaatTTGGCAGAACCTGCCCAAGTCACCACGATACAAACAGCTTTTTGCCTGAGGTAGAATTGCATATATACTGCTAAAACCCAGTCAAGTCCTGCTCAACTAGTcttcagagttaaaaaaaaaaaaaaagtgcaaagtcAATGAGCCTCTTCCCCCTCTTAAAAAGATGAATGCTTCAGGTTTGACCCCCAAAAGCAAGTCTTAGAGCAAAGTTCCAGCCAAGACCACCTGCTTCCCACCTGGAAAGCAGCAATGACTGTCTTGGTGCTACAAGTAAGGAGTGTAACAGGTCCTAATTGCAAGTCCTACAGCAAACACGTTTTACAGCCCCTCcacttcctccctccccacctaCTTGCTAGTTTTCCCTTCATTCACTCAGTCTGGTATAGTTTTCAGAGTTAAGACTGTCcctattgttttcttccttatgtccCTTCCACTGAAACCCTGcaagatgttttcatttcagctcttGGTCTTCTGGGGGACACTTGAAGTTTCTTCTAGGGACTCCTCTGTGTGGCACATGCAGGGGAGGATAGAAATAAGAGCCTCTTCGATGGAGAAGAGATGTTTATCTTCTGCTTGAGGACAGAAGTAGCGCATGAAGTCTGCCAGTCTCAGCAAGTACTCTATGTTGTGGCCAGCACAACCACTTGAGGCCATGATTTGCGCTGCAATGTCTTCTTCAGACGCTGGGCCGAGGTAGGATGGGTTCTGGGGGGTCGCAATGTAAACAAGAGCCTGGATGGGTTCCTCTGCATCCGTGTCCTGCGGGTGAAACTTCACCAGCTTGGTGTCGTAGCCCCCCAGGACAGCCTCTCGCATGTTCAGATACTGGAGCGATGCAGCGATCTGCTCCCCACAGACCTCATAGGCGACGCCCCACGTGCACGCCTGCAATGAAGATGGCACGGGGTGGTCAGGTTGGGGCAGCAATAGAAGCAGGCACAGCCAACAGCCCCCTCAGCTCAGCCCACCTCACCCGGGGGTCCCCATGAATCGAGGGcacagagggaagggatggggtgGCCAAGCCCACCCgggagcccccagcagcaccgtACTCACCCCGCCATCCTCCATCAGCGTCACCACCCGGCCGGGCTGCGggagagagcagagggagagccGTCAGCAGCCGAGCccggctgagccccccccccccccggcccccccccccccccccacggccGCCCCTCGCTCACCGCCTTCTCGCTGCCGCGGTGGAAGGTGTCCCCCTGCCAGAAGCGCCGGCTGTAGCCGCGGATGAAGCCCACCTTGCGCGACGTGAACTCGAAGCCCGGCCTCCACACCAGCGAGCCGTACCCGAAGATCCACAGCGGCGGCGGCTCCGAGGAGGAGGAAGCGGGGGACGAAGGAGGGGGCTCGGGCTGCCCCTGGGGCCGGCCGGGGCACTCCTGAGGGCGCTGCGGATCCCGCTTCATGGCGGTGCCGGGCGCTGCTGAGGCGGCACACGCCGCCGCCGCGCTTTAAAGGCCGGAGcggcgcccgccccgccccgcacggccccggttggcggccgggcccggcccggctcggctcggctcggctcagcCGGGCTGCCCCGCGGGTGATGCAACGAGGGCGGGGTGTTTCGCCGCGCATGGGGCAAAGCGGGGCGCGGGTTGCGTcaggcggggagcggcggccgTTAGCCGCCTGTGAGGGGCGGCACGGCACCCACACCCCGGGGTGCTCGTCCTAATggggggaccccagagctgggagggaaggggtcGGGTCAGCGCGTCTCGGTGTGGTGCTGGAGgtgtggggctgctgggcagagctgcctgcgCTTGGGTGGTGTGAAAATGAGGGAGATTGGGGCAGGGAGGGTGACGGAGTGCTCAGGAGCTGGCATCGCACGCCGTGGCTTGTCTTCGTCCAAGGTCAGCGGCTGCTGCACAACGAGCAGCCGATGTTAAACGGGTGAAGCCACGGCTCCAGACATCAGCGGAGCTGAGAGTCAGGTGCACAGGTGGGCATCGGCGTGATAAAATCCACGTAAAGGCAAGGAAATGGTGCAGAACCTGGCAAACTGCGTGCGTTTTCCCTCATGCTGCACCCAGGCTGGAGCGTGGGCTTGTGGTAGGTGCTGTGAGTTACGGCGATGGGCCCACAGCTGTCTGCCCTGCGACGTGTTCGGGTCGTGTCCTG contains the following coding sequences:
- the CHAC1 gene encoding glutathione-specific gamma-glutamylcyclotransferase 1; the protein is MKRDPQRPQECPGRPQGQPEPPPSSPASSSSEPPPLWIFGYGSLVWRPGFEFTSRKVGFIRGYSRRFWQGDTFHRGSEKAPGRVVTLMEDGGACTWGVAYEVCGEQIAASLQYLNMREAVLGGYDTKLVKFHPQDTDAEEPIQALVYIATPQNPSYLGPASEEDIAAQIMASSGCAGHNIEYLLRLADFMRYFCPQAEDKHLFSIEEALISILPCMCHTEESLEETSSVPQKTKS